AATAAAGTGTTGAACCCCTGTCCCGCCCCCCCTTGGCTGTTCCCACACAAATGTGTACACAGTATGTGGGCAGGagcagataaacagacagaagtTGTCAAGGTCCCAACGGGTGCCAAGTGCCGAGTCTTGACATGTTGTTTATTAAAGAGTCTTGTTCTTACTCAATATCACTGGTGTGAAAATCCTTGCTATCACATCCTCGGGAAAATTACGACCATCCTTTAAACCGATGAAGGATGCAGTGAATCATGTTCGTTGTGCGAGAAAAGATGAAATTAAACAGTCAACAGCATCTGTCTGCAGCCCCTGTTTCAAAATTAGTTAATTTATGAGCTGAATTCAAAAGTTGTTTTGAACCAGAGTAAATGATTTACTTTGAGGTCACATGATGACGTCAATCAGGTTCATTTAGTTAAatactttaaaggggctctgtggaacttgtGTGCTGTGCTGCAAGCCAGTCGTTATTCTTTGTtgtttctaaactaacgttagctactgttgctctctgtaagtggagcagagagagacaccGATACAAGGCagaaagtcacatcctttggactgccaaggaaaatctgacccgagtccttcaaAAAGAGATCCACAGTCcaacagcattaaacaacttaaacaaatcatccaccgGCTTGTATAGGCGACCgagagagacgaggaaggtctcatttttacATGACATTAAAATACGCTCATATGTGGCCAACAAAAAAATTagtaatacatttaaaatatactACAAATTCTTACATTGAGCCCCTTTAAGCTTGAAACCAACACAGAACAGATTTCAAAATCCTTAAATCAAATGATGATATCACTGCGTTTAACATCAATCATAAGTCTATTGGGAAATAATCACTTTTTAATCTGTTTCAAATCAGATGTTTTATGTCTGTTAACAGCTCGTAAATGCCACAAAAGACATTCAAATCAATGTTATGATTTAATGATTTGACACAACACTTTCTTTGATCAAGTTACGGCCTGATTAAAATTGAAAGCGATGAGTAAAATTAAATGatcaatatgtaagaatttgagttTGCTCCCTAGTGTGAATTCAAGAGgtggctgttttttttacatagtgCACCCTGAAGCTAAAAAATTCTCTGTTCACTCTTTATCTTAACCTCTCCTCTGGTATTATCATAAAGAGCCAAGACATCGAACCCATAAGCAAgtcaacatttatttgtttttgcatttggcAGTGGAAGAGCAGCCTTGGGCTCTGGATGTCAGGTCTGTTCAGTCCATGGTTGCGAAATAGAAGCAACTGCCTTATATAGACAATATCCTTTTACAACCGAACGAGAACACAACATGACCAGGTGGCTGCTTTTGGGAAAACTGCAGATATGAAAAGGATTTAGAAGTCTCTAATGATGCTTACATTACACagcaaatgttttcatattatTGTGTCAACATCTGAATGGTGATTTATGGTCCCTACTTGATTCCGAGCACCAGTGGACAAagtttcacttttaccaaaagTAGTAGACGAGGTTGAAAGGTTTGATAAAAGCAGAAACTGAACTTCTTACTTTGATCCTTCATTTTGACGTATCAAAAGCGTGACCAGGTGTGTTATATCGTTTGCAATCAGTAGATGATGAAGTTAAATCTAAATATGTGTAATCTTCCAGAGACAGGCAAGAAACGAAGCgcaaatgtcttcaaattgaGCACAATTGGAGCAAGATCTGACAAGTCTCACTGATTAGCTCTCCCATAAAGAACTACAACTGTGCATCAGTTTGCAGGCATGCAGCACGGAAACTGCAAGTGAAGTCTCATTTCAAAGAAGTCATAAAAAACTAACTGAGCCAGAGGTGAGAAAGGGAGAAACTGTTTCAGGGCTTgagtcagcagctgcagttcaTCATCGCTTCCACATTATCTGGGTCATTATTCTCACACCAGTGATCTGAATAAAATAGAGGGTCAGCTGAGAGACTCAAAACCAATTAGTGCTTTGTTAATGTGTCATGGTGTGAAAAATAAGGGCAACTGTAGCTCCGTTCTGTCAACACCTGCACTTCATGTTAGCTATCACCATctggtttcttcttctgcacCATGTCTGCAGTTTGAGACACCTGAACCGGACAGCGTTGCTTATGATTACTCTAACACTGAGGCATTTAATAGCATCTTGAAGCTGTTTACACCTGTATAAGAAGCGTCTTGGGTGATCTGATCACACAATGATTCATTTGGAGGAATGTAGCAGCACTAAGACTCAATTCTGCCTGCTAGACAAAATAACTACTGCTGCCAACAGTTGAACACGtaaactgtgaaatattttgcTGTGTCCTTAATCCATCCCACAGACTCACATAGTTTAAGCATATTCACAACTTGCGCATGAAAAACACTCAACTTGAAAGTGCTGTTTACACCATTGTCCCACAATGCAAAGAAGGcaaaaaagaaatggaagagCTGCTCACAGCTGGAAAAAGTTACATCTAGTTGCAGTTGTGAATGAATCATTTCTGGATATAACatcaaaaaacaatcaatcaattacATCTTTGCAAAAACATTTAGTCGTGTGCTTATGAAGTTTAATTGACAGTAGCTTTGATGTCTTGTAATTCCCTGTAATCAGAAAACAGTAAGCATGTTGTAATATTCTGTGGTATTTTTAATGCACTCGTCTTTTATTGATCTataacacagaaataaacaggaaacataGAAAGAGAGATGCATAAATTACCAGATGTGCAAGATGTCCACAGCTGGATTGGGCCCACACAGGGACAATGTGGTTTAGTGTCTTTGCTCCAGTGCCACCATGATGCACTCAAGTTGTTTGTTACGTGTGAAGACATTTCACAATCTATCTAGTTCCAGTAAATGAGAGATGTCTTAAATGAGGCAGAAACACTTTCAAGTTTTAACCACAGTCCCAGTTTCCTTTATTCACAGTCTGTTCatcctgctgccgtctggcaaaagatacagaagtatctgttGCCATTCAaccagactacacagcagcttctctcctcaggctgtgagactccagGACTTATTCTCCCACCATAAAGAAACGTTTTGTCtttagcataaagggactacaacttgcatttcattgtacaagcctgtgttgtaaaagtacaataaatcAACCTTTAAAACCATGACAGGACGACCTCCAAAATCCCCTCCAGCAGGTTCGATTTTATTTTAAGGCCCTTTTGGGCCCTCTAATGACCCAGGGCCCCTCGACAACTGACCTCTGTAGCAGGATCTATTTGAAACCTTTAAAACCGTTATCCTCTACAAAAGGGCTGAACTTCCAACTGGGAAAAATGGGCAACTGCCACAAGGAGCCTTTTCCTTCTGAGGCATACTGTGTCAAAATCTGGTTTTCCCACCTTCATTATTCTAGCTTATATCATGTAGtgcattttcctgaaaaaaattaaaaaagctgCTTCAACTACGGCTTGGTAGTATTCTAGTATAGGAGCAATAGTTGTTTTCTTGGGGCAGAATATAATGAAGCTGCCATCTATGGTGTGctgtgtctgctgtttttgaTAGGAATTTTGGAGGCAACATGGATCCAACAGGAACGTAAGTAGGTGAAAGGATAGGTACACTGTTTGTTTAACTTTGAGATGTACTCTTGCCCAGAATGAGGACTGTGGGATTTTTTTCGCACACATTGTGAAGGGAAGCAAAACCTGTTCCAGTGTAAATTGGGTCACCTGACAGATAACAGGTTAGACAAACTTGTAAAACTGTGAACAAATCCTTTAATCCAGCCTCATTGGACTGAATTGCTGAGAacttttagctttaaaaaaaacatggcagatTTTTAACTTCCAAGTCATCATCAAGGGTAATGAGAACCAGCTCTGCAGATCAACTGTCCCGAGAGCCGAGTTTCAAAGTGTTGACGGATGGCTCATGTTGTCAATTATTGTCTTATATTGATGTCAGGTTGAGATTTTAAGAGTGGGAGACTATTGGACCCAAACTGAGCCTGCTGTGTTTCATGGATAACcagaaaaaatgtcatcaaGGAGGAATGCTGCAACTTTTCCCCCTAAAATAAACAATGGGATCACCAAATCAGGACAAGTCAAACTGATTCAAAACAGCCAGATAAAACCAGAGTCTGGTTTGTattgtttctttatttgataTGGAGAGACACAAAGTACAACAATAGTGTTGATACAAAAATATGGAAATCTGTcgtataaaaaacaaactctcagCTTAACTccaaagggtttttttttttacatatactACATCACACACTCTGCAAATACATTTCAAAGCTGCCAAACAGTGGCTCATTCCTAGCAGGCACTACATTATTACAGAGCAGTGGACAGTATGGTAGTGATGGCTCATACAAGTGAATTCTGCTATAAAGGTTTTAACATTAAGAGTATATTCATCATATAGTGAACTGTGTACATTTACATTCTCTGTCAGCGACAGGAAATACCAGATCTGGTGAAATGTTATCCACAAGGTTAGAAGTGATATATGATGCctgatggggggggggggggggggggggggggggggtgaaacatctgctctcctctgtcccgttttcctctcttgtttttctccctctgtggtCTACAAAGACAAAAGATTCATGATGAAGAAATCACTCACTGAGTTTCTCGGTGAGGCAAAAAAGTATGTCATTGTGAGAGTATGTTGTGTAACTATTTTACCTAATTCTGCGCTGCCATTCTCTGATCCACACCTGCCATCAAATGCTGGACCCAAGGCTTATCTGGATTGGCACAGACTGTCCGCTGTCTGGCTTGTGAGGGCCTCTTCTTCATCAGAAACCTGCACATACCAGTATAATTACTTAATGTCATCAAGCTCGCTGTGCAAGTTTTAAGAGTAATGAAGGATACATGTATCAAATTCTTAGTAAACAGTGTACTTTTCCATTTGTCTTTGCCAATTTATTAATAGATGGAAGGTTTTTACAATGTAGGACAAAAGCGAGGGATATAATATTTGTTACTCACACGACAGCTCTCTTGTTGCAATCACCATCTGTTTCCTGCATCCTGTAACTTTCAATGTTTCTCTTTGCGCTGACTCTCATCCCTACAACATAGCCAAGGCAGCAGTCACCGTACGagcctggagagagagagagagaaaagtcaCTGAGGGTTAGAGAGTGATCAACTGCTCCACTTGAAAATGTCTCCCTTGGGTTGAAAATAAGCAATTAGTTCACTATaaagcattatttttttatgttagcTAATTTGTGGGCTAATAACTCAATATATTAAGAGTAAACACACGAGCATGGGTCTTACAAATCACTATTAATTCAACTGCATGtcattaaataattatttaaggGGCGATTTCTAGAATTTGAAAAGAAGTGGGAATAAACCAACAGCATCTTTTGAATCTCCATCTCCTCGTCTTCTCATTTACAAATATCAGAGATTTATTTTGGGGACCTCGATTGAGTGACGAATAACAAAAGTGAAAGAGATGATTTCTTCTATCGTTTTCTTACTCTCTCCCCATCATTTCAGTGGCCTCACATTTATGttcatttactgtcagtgtgtcacCAATTGGGCTATTCGCAATCATTCTGATCTCAAAGTAGAACTGCATATTCTGCCACAACTTACCCGGCATAACTTGGTCATGACCTGCTATAGCCATAGAGTTATTTTACCGTCAGGGCCTTATCTACCTTATGATTGTGGAAACTCGGGTCCTGTGCTGGATATTTTTCCTGCAAATTTGGATTTTAGCAGTCCAGGAAGACCTTTTTCATCctacacttgaaaaaaaaaaacaatgtatggTGGGTATTTTACAGGCTCATTTAACTATTATAGTTTGTTTACTTATAGGCTAATATCTGAGGGATTTGTGTATTGTTCCACAAAAGCAAATACctattgtactgtactgttaaGATGCAGAATGGAAGGCTTACTAGGATCCCAAATTCCCTAAATTGACTAAATATTGACTGTAAAATAATTAGTTCTATGTTTTTCTAAAATCCTTGCAACAGCCCTGCCTGTTGTAGTAAATTACTCACTACTGTACCTAACTCATAATCTGGTTACAGGGTTTGTAATTTGAGATGAAACAGAACGTTTCTTTGACACAGCCCATTTGTGTTCTTTGGACATTAAATAACGTTGTTCCAAAacctttcactttttttcttttactttacttttctttttgaaaatgcCAAGaattttgaatgattttttaCCTTCATCGTAATGTCACATCATCTAACTCCTTGCAACAATTCTCCATGTGATCTTTGTCTGAAGTTGAAGCCACAAATGGTTGGCTGTATTGATAACATTAATGACCAAAATAGTATAAATCAGCTAAAGGATTGGTGTATGCATGACAACTTTAGACTCTTCTTCATTCACAAATTCGCTTGAGATATAAGCATCTTAGTGGCTGTACTTTGATGTAAAGAAAAAGTCAGTGTTACTCCAAAGTGCACAATCCAAAACTCCTCATTTGTGCTGTATTTTGCTGATGAGAAACTGATGGTGATAATCTGCCATTTTATTTAACGCATTTAAGATTACCACGTCAATGTGGTCCTTAATAGCAAGCCCAGACAGATTATACTTTGGTATTAAGTGCTACACTGAATGTTTTGGAGCAAAAATAATGGCGGAGAGTGGATTTAGTAACAAAATGAAGGAATGTGGATTATGAAGTACAGCTGCAGTCAGAATTTTACCAAGTTTGGTCAAAGCCAGACTCCATGTACTCTCCACAGTAATACACAGAAGtaccagtttcaccaaaattaGATCTATATTTGTAGATTTTAGCTTAAATTTTGGAATAATAAAACAGTTGCCTGCACAATACTGagctacttaaaaaaaaagaaaatacattttaaaaaaaaggcacagtTAAATCTATGTGCAATCTACAGTTTGGAATATTTCAGTTCTGGTATGAATCAAATCTCTTCCTCTTACCTTGTGCAAGACTCAGGTACATGGAtgtgaggagcaggaggaagaaaagagctGGGAACTTCATGGCTGCTGTTCTAGTTGTGTGGTTCgctgcacagaaacaaaaagattCAACCAAAGAGCAAAAAACTGTAAGTTGGAGGCAGTCTCCCACCCCCCTCTGCCTTGTAAATTTTGGCAGTTGATGTAATATTTTCCATCACAAACCCCCCCATCTGCACTCTTGTGAAAGAGAAAGGTTATGTCTCTAACCCTCGATTAAAAATGTTGCAATCCTtgtctggtgtccagctgtgtgCAGCTGTTTAATCTCCAAGTGCTGAATGCTTTTTTACAGAAACTGAGTAAGTTTCTGTTGAATTATGACCAGATTCCCTCTCTGACATACATGTAATCTCAGCAtttgaaacacacaacagcaagTCTGCAAACGTCAGGATTACAAAAGCGGCAAGAATAACATGAGGGAATTGTTTTATAAGCATGCAGAGAACATACCTGCTCACATTCAGTATTTCACAAGATGTCCTGGGAGAAAAAAGTCCAGTGCAGCTTGTTGTGGCTCTGTACTCTTATAGTGCACACACATGAGATCTGCCCTCCCACGACATTAACTCCTTTactgctcctcctctgacatGTCGACACTCAGTTTTACAATTCCTCAGAAGAAAGCATGAAATTTGATCACTGAACCCCGGGGGGCTTTCGTTCAGCATAGgtagagtcacacacacatttatcaaTAACAACCAAGTACCTCTGATGTTACTGCAACAACATTTCCGGTTATCTCTCAAATGATCAGAAATTTATTGGAAAAGCACCAGATATTCTACAATGTTACATTCAGGCTGAATgagaattaaagaaaacaatgaatatACGGTGCAGGGAAATGTTAGGCACATGAGAAAACTGCTCTTGGGACAACAGGAAATGAAGTAAGATAATAACGCAAAACTTTAATGATTCCATAAAAGTTATATTCTTGAATACTTTCACACAAAGGCTGATCCAATCTGGCGGCACTAAAGCTTTCCAGATGTATGACATGCTTCCAAATTCGACTTATTGTGTGTTGATTAAGTATGATTTACATCTAATGAACAGGATCAGTGAGATTGTTTATCTTTCTACAGCTGCAGACATTTGTAGCCCTGCCCTGCTTCAAGTCCCGTTTCCTTAAGAATCCTTAATCTAACAAACTACATATGTGCTTCATGGTCCATTTTGTGCCTTGGATTGCCTCTTTGCACTTATCCATACAGTCAGTGTCGATTCAATGTCACTCATTTTCCCGTGCCACTGTAACCAAAGTCAGtcatgagatgagatgagatgaaatgagaaaagacaagatgagatgagatgagaaaagacaagatgagatgagatgagatgagaaaagACGAGATGAGAAGAGATTAAATCAGacgagaaaagaagagaagagatgagatgagataagaagagatgaaaagagaagTAAGGAGataagaagagaagagaagaaagaaaaaagaagagaaaagatgagatgagatgagatgagaagaaaaaagaagagataaGAAGAGATGAGattagaagaaaaaataagagaTAAGAAGAGATGAGATTAGAAGAAAAAGGTTGAgaagagatgagatgagaagaaaaaagaagagataaGAAGAGAAGAGATAAGATGAAGAAGTCATACTCAGGGTATAGAGGGTtgtcatacatactgtataattgTGATGACTGTTACTGTCGTTTTCAGGCTTCTCCCATGTTCATTTTGAATTACGTAACGACGTGCAGGTATGTGTGTccttttgtgtgaatgtgtgcaaaCTTGTCAGTGTATTTATTTCATAGTAGTTAAATTGGCAGCAGAGGAGCCATTCAACCTCGAACAACCTTATACCACAGGAAGTTATGTAAGACACCTAAAACCAGCTCCAGtggaaaaacactaaaacagtaaaaacacagggAAAACTAATATTTTCTTAAAGAAACTCGAGACCCTGCTCTTTAATACTGGTCTGACACCTATTCTTCATGTTTTACAAATAGTTTGGCTGGCATGTGTTAGTAGTAACCACTtcaatgctttgtttttttaatgtgtgtggtTAAATGGTGTTTTTATTGCTACATTGTGGTCAACAGAAATATGCACTTAACAATGATTAATACTTGCTAAACttttagaaatactgaagtCATGTATTCAAGTCACCCCAAAGCAACAGCACCCACCTCATTCATAAACAGCCAAAACATGgtaaaaagacatgaaatggCCCCGTCACGTCTCCAGAAGCCTCCAGAAGCCTCCAGAAGCCTCCTGAAGCCTGAGATCAAaaccaaattaatttgaaaagacattatttacgtCCTCGACATGCTCTTGAGCTCGtccacccacttcagacggggtgcgtgctaacacttttagaATAACAGCCgtaaagatttcagcttaaaaaaggaGTGTAAAAAACGTCTTTTCTAAATAACAGCAAAGTTGTACGAAAAGCCGAatgagctgtgtgttttctttatgttttaaaacaagtccccgtctGCTTCAgtagtttaggagaatgctgcaacgctgttttgctggaaagctccagaaatgttttgtggactacaaaacttcacatAGCTTACCTTCAGCACgagggtgagtagatagtgactgaattttcattttttgtgaacTTATCTTAAAGGGCTACAAATCAATCACGCTCTAGTCactattttttcccccctctgtcGTTTATATTCAAATTAATAAAGTCTAAAAATATTGGAATGAGCCCATAAACGACCCAACATATGTTCATTTTATAAATTGTGAAATGTAACTACCTGAAAGTTACTAAACCCCCAAGTTTCCTGGTAAAAATAAAGAGGACATAACGTCAGTATCCTCACTTTTTTCTACACTGAGGAAATAGTGTTTCAATCATGACTGTTCGACAGAATTTGCACTAGAGAAAAACAATGAAGGTTTGATGGCTTACGCACTCTCGCAATTAGATCATTGCATCCCTGCAGAGATTAGATTGCTTCCAAATGTCAGCATTCGCTTTCCCATCATGTTTGTCTGAATCAAGAATACCAAGCAGTGACGTAAACTGCTCTTGAATATTTGTGTCTAAAAAACAGATAAAGATTCAAACACAAGGTCCACATGTTATCATTAAATAAAGGCCTCATTCCGAAACAACGCACTTTATCGTATTGCTGTATCAGCCTCCACACTTTTGGGAAGGCTCTCTACAAGATTTTCACATCTGGCTAAACGGATTTCCTGCCATTTAAACACACGAGCACAAGTGTGGTCCAGCACTGATCTTGGGAGATAAAACCTAACTCAGTCACTTTTCCAGTTTAATCAAAAAGAATTGACTTGGCTTTGTGCACAGGGGAGTTAccatgttgaaacaggaaagggTCCACACATTCCTTCCTCATTCaccaacatcacacacataaTCTGCGGATAAATTCATTAATGATGATGTCAATCATCATGTTCTCGTAAAGTAGAGAAGTAGGCTGAAGATAAGATAGCAGTATGCGTGTACTGTTGAGTGCTTTTGATTAGTGCTACTCCGCATCTGAAAATAAtttatggatgtgtgtgtctcttgATGATTGACATAACCTGGACTGTTGCCACAAAGTTGAaatcatattatatataaatataagtgAATGCTGTAAAATTATGATTCCCCTTAATAGGTACAAAGGTGTTCAGCCAAGATCATGGTATTTAGGAATGTAGACATGGATGTACACCATATTGGCTGGTCGAGCTTGAGGTAATTTTAACTATTTGGGTGCTTGAATTTTCCgtattaaaatattatatgTTTATTGTAGGATTAATTTACAATGTATAGCAAAGTAAatatagtgaagtaaaaagcACATTCCTCCCTGAAAAGTAGTTGTAAAAAGTAGCCAGCAGTCATACTTAAGTAAGAGTAAAGATGTTGTGCTTATATAACTTTGTTAAAAGTCCAAATCAGCCAAGGAGtagcacttgagtaaaaatgtgaaagtattTGTTATTGAATGTACTtaagaattaaaagtaaatgttcTGGCAATAAtgtaaagtatcaaaagtaagtaaaagtaaattatacatttatttgcatgtatgtatatactgtatgctatAGGTTGACTGATTACCTGCGACAGAAAGTCTGGCACTCTCAGAGAACAAACACCACTAAGCCGTCATTTGCGTGGtaatacagagcacacatgaCACTAAATAGGTGAGGAGCCAACAGTCAGAGATGATGGACTCCATCTGCGAGGACTCGCCTCAAAGACGGCCTCTTAGTGTTGAAGGGGTGTGAccacaatacaaagacaaactATCAGAAAATAAGTAAGACTGGAAAAAATAGcataaaacacatacaaaactATATCTTACAGATACATCCACTACCAATATACACAAAAGGGAAACAGttatcacaaaaaacaaaaataacatcaaatatAAATGTTCATATATAAGAGAACAATTGTCACCAGACTAATCCATAGAGTTTCATATG
This window of the Pagrus major chromosome 11, Pma_NU_1.0 genome carries:
- the ccl25b gene encoding C-C motif chemokine 25b, with protein sequence MKFPALFFLLLLTSMYLSLAQGSYGDCCLGYVVGMRVSAKRNIESYRMQETDGDCNKRAVVFLMKKRPSQARQRTVCANPDKPWVQHLMAGVDQRMAAQN